In one window of Brassica rapa cultivar Chiifu-401-42 chromosome A07, CAAS_Brap_v3.01, whole genome shotgun sequence DNA:
- the LOC103829771 gene encoding putative E3 ubiquitin-protein ligase XBAT31 codes for MGQSMSCGVRPEHHGIFASVQCGDIVTVRRAMMTDPSLLNQATPYDRHSVLHVAAASGQIEILSLLLERFTNPDTLNRHKQTPLMLAAMYGRISCVKKLAQVGANVLMFDSVNRRTCLHYAAYYGHADCVQAILSAAQSSPVAVHWGFARFVNIRDDKGATPLHLAARQRRPECVNVLLDSGSLVCASTSLYGSPGSTPLHLAARSGSIDCVRKLLAWGADRLQRDASGRIPYVVAMKHKHGACGALLNPSSAEPLVWPSPLKFISELNEEAKLLLEQALMDANREREKTILKGTAFSLPSPSYSDNASDDNMSEMSDSEMCCICFEQACTIEVKDCGHQMCAQCTLALCCHNKPNPTTSTVTPPVCPFCRSVISRLVIAQNNNNNNDNSKSQDEVVDREAGDVSSSKLRKHRKSMNLGEESSSFMGLSSIGSFGKITGRGSGRIAADNELMDKPIL; via the exons ATGGGGCAGAGCATGAGCTGCGGAGTTAGACCGGAGCACCACGGGATATTCGCCTCCGTTCAGTGCGGCGACATCGTCACCGTGCGGAGAGCGATGATGACAGATCCGAGTCTTTTGAATCAGGCCACTCCTTACGATCGCCACTCCGTTCTCCACGTCGCTGCCGCTAGCGGCCAGATCGAG ATTTTGTCTTTGCTGTTGGAGAGATTCACGAATCCGGATACGTTGAATCGTCACAAGCAG ACTCCGTTGATGTTGGCTGCGATGTATGGGAGGATCTCTTGCGTTAAGAAGCTCGCTCAAGTTGGAGCTAAT GTTTTGATGTTTGATTCGGTGAATCGAAGAACGTGTTTGCATTACGCAGCTTACTATGGACATGCTGATTGTGTTCAAGCCATCCTCTCTGCTGCTCAGTCAAGTCCCGTTGCTGTTCATTG gggATTTGCGCGGTTTGTGAATATTAGAGATGACAAAGGAGCGACGCCGTTGCATCTTGCTGCTAGGCAGAGACGTCCTGAGTGTGTAAATGTTCTCTTGGACAGTGGCTCTCTTGTTTGTGCTTCCACTAGCCTCTACGG GTCTCCAGGGAGCACACCGCTTCATTTGGCGGCAAGAAGCGGATCTATCGATTGCGTCAGGAAGTTACTTGCTTGGGGTGCTGATCGTCTTCAGAGAGACGCTTCTGG GAGGATACCATATGTGGTTGCCATGAAACATAAGCACGGAGCATGTGGAGCGTTGCTTAACCCCTCTTCTGCAGAGCCTCTGGTCTGGCCATCCCCGTTAAAGTTCATCAGCGAGCTCAACGAGGAGGCCAAACTGCTCTTGGAGCAGGCTCTGATGGACGCTAACAGGGAGAGGGAGAAAACCATCCTCAAGGGAACTGCTTTCTCCTTGCCATCACCATCTTACTCCGACAATGCCTCAGATGATAACATGTCTGAG ATGAGTGATTCGGAGATGTGCTGCATTTGCTTTGAGCAAGCGTGCACGATTGAAGTCAAAGACTGTGGTCACCAAATGTGCGCACAATGCACTCTTGCACTGTGCTGTCACAACAAACCGAACCCAACGACTTCAACCGTGACTCCACCGGTATGCCCGTTCTGTAGAAGTGTCATCTCACGGTTAGTAATCGCccagaacaacaacaacaacaacgacaATAGCAAGAGTCAAGACGAAGTTGTTGATCGCGAGGCAGGTGATGTCAGCTCTTCAAAACTCAGAAAGCATAGAAAATCGATGAACCTTGGAGAAGAAAGCAGCAGTTTCATGGGACTATCAAGCATTGGATCGTTCGGGAAGATAACCGGCCGTGGCTCGGGAAGGATCGCAGCCGACAACGAGCTGATGGACAAACCGATACTATGA
- the LOC103829768 gene encoding uncharacterized protein LOC103829768 codes for MQMTERGRAMWRTCLASAFRTALACTIVGAATLYGPEWILRFVAFPAFSYVTVILIITDATLGDTLRGCWLALYATCQSVAPAIITLRLIGPARLTAGTTALAAALAAFVVVLPNNLTHLVAKRIALGQIVLIYVIGYINGAETEPVMHPLRVAASTALGVIACVLALLVPFPRLATCEVKQSFKEIGQNVTTRVKLYMKAFCAEDATSAMASVSQARELSRMSSKLYQTIKRYQPSMRWERLPFKIWRWQNVNDNKGEKLQSMEIALRGMEMVLASKTPIPSSLLAGEVKDGIKNMQERVILAIKRVNNIPQPSVTPETDLEKPNECLQKLQEIPETSQDLPFYFFLFCLRLLETISTAKPEENKAKPEEKNKGSVKSKSRSWISDWDSKKVMPAIKLSLSLGLAIFLGSLYSKPNGYWAGLPVAISFAAAREATFKVANVKAQGTVIGTVYGVMGCFVFQRFLTVRFLSLLPWFIFSAFLSKSRMYGQAGGISAAIGAVLILGRKNFGEPSDFAIDRIIETFIGLSCSIMVELVLQPTRAANVAKLELSRSFHALYECASLFGAKPSKAEIVESQKKLRSHLNSLKKSTEEAQAEPSFWFSPFNASQYEKLFKSLCRMADLLQFSSHAIGFLGEQGKGKSPQCKEILIRDVDKDLKSLTQSIGLLAKSFEEITLLKSLDALEKALVKNDNSSWDIELGKTPNPSFSSPESEPEKILNTYLQHCRGVADGMFRAEEEREEVEVDKSEVVLSLSALGFCVEKMGQEAIEIEEMVKEVVQSENPSSHVNLHEISCKIRSLYK; via the exons ATGCAAATGACTGAGAGAGGCCGAGCCATGTGGCGCACGTGCCTAGCCTCGGCATTCCGCACAGCTCTAGCTTGCACAATCGTTGGTGCGGCTACACTCTACGGACCCGAGTGGATCCTCCGTTTTGTGGCATTCCCAGCGTTTTCTTACGTCACGGTCATTCTCATCATTACGGACGCCACGCTCGGCGACACACTACGTGGCTGCTGGCTAGCCCTTTACGCCACATGTCAGAGCGTTGCACCGGCTATCATTACACTAAGGCTTATAGGACCAGCTCGGCTCACGGCCGGAACTACTGCTTTAGCCGCGGCTTTAGCAGCGTTCGTGGTGGTGCTACCAAATAATTTGACACATTTGGTGGCTAAGCGGATCGCTCTTGGCCAGATTGTTCTTATTTATGTTATTGGTTATATAAATGGAGCTGAGACTGAGCCAGTCATGCACCCACTTAGAGTCGCAGCTAGCACCGCGCTTGGTGTTATAGCATGCGTTCTTGCACTTCTTGTTCCATTTCCTCGCTTGGCTACTTGCGAG GTGAAACAAAGCTTCAAAGAGATTGGTCAAAATGTAACGACGCGAGTGAAGTTGTACATGAAAGCTTTTTGCGCCGAGGATGCAACCTCCGCAATGGCTTCTGTCTCACAAGCTCGAGAATTGTCTCGTATGTCCTCCAAGCTTTATCAAACCATCAAACGCTACCAA ccaaGCATGAGATGGGAGAGGCTTCCATTTAAGATATGGAGATGGCAAAACGTGAATGATAACAAAGGAGAGAAACTGCAAAGCATGGAGATCGCTCTGAGAGGAATGGAAATGGTATTAGCAAGCAAAACTCCTATACCTTCAAGTTTACTTGCGGGAGAAGTCAAAGATGGTATCAAGAACATGCAAGAACGTGTGATTCTCGCAATCAAACGAGTAAACAACATCCCCCAACCGTCAGTAACTCCAGAAACGGATCTAGAGAAACCAAACGAGTGCCTCCAAAAACTTCAAGAAATCCCGGAAACATCTCAAGATTTGCCCTTTTACTTCTTCTTGTTCTGCCTTAGGCTCCTCGAAACCATCTCAACGGCTAAACCGGAGGAGAACAAAGCAAAACCGGAGGAGAAGAACAAGGGCTCAGTCAAATCCAAGAGTAGGTCTTGGATTAGTGACTGGGACAGCAAGAAGGTTATGCCGGCGATAAAGTTATCGCTTTCGTTAGGTTTAGCGATTTTTCTAGGGTCGTTATATAGTAAGCCAAACGGGTATTGGGCTGGTTTACCAGTAGCGATCAGCTTCGCGGCAGCAAGAGAGGCGACGTTTAAAGTGGCGAACGTGAAGGCACAAGGGACAGTGATAGGGACCGTGTACGGAGTGATGGGTTGTTTTGTGTTTCAGAGGTTTTTGACGGTTAGGTTTCTTTCTTTGCTTCCGTGGTTTATCTTCTCCGCCTTCTTGAGCAAGAGCCGTATGTACGGACAAGCCGGAGGAATCTCTGCGGCGATAGGAGCCGTTTTGATTCTTGGGAGGAAAAATTTTGGAGAGCCAAGCGACTTTGCGATCGACAGAATCATCGAGACTTTTATCGGGTTGTCTTGTTCGATCATGGTGGAGCTTGTCTTGCAGCCCACGCGAGCCGCTAATGTGGCGAAACTCGAGCTCTCTAGAAGCTTTCATGCTTTGTACGAGTGTGCGAGCTTGTTTGGAGCTAAACCGAGTAAAGCGGAGATCGTGGAGAGTCAAAAGAAGCTGAGAAGTCATCTGAATTCGCTCAAGAAGTCTACGGAAGAAGCACAAGCTGAGCCGAGTTTCTGGTTTTCGCCTTTTAACGCTTCTCAATACGAAAAGCTGTTCAAATCATTGTGTAGAATGGCTGATCTATTGCAGTTCAGCAGTCACGCGATAGGGTTTCTTGGAGAACAAGGAAAAGGAAAATCACCACAGTGCAAGGAGATTCTTATAAGAGACGTAGACAAAGATCTCAAGAGTCTAACTCAAAGCATAGGTCTTTTGGCCAAATCTTTTGAGGAAATTACTCTTCTCAAATCACTGGACGCCCTCGAAAAGGCGCTTGTAAAGAACGACAATAGCTCATGGGACATTGAGTTGGGGAAGACACCAAACCCTAGTTTCTCAAGCCCCGAGAGCGAGCCAGAAAAGATTCTAAATACGTATCTCCAGCATTGCAGAGGAGTTGCGGATGGTATGTTCCGTgcggaagaagaaagagaagaggtTGAAGTGGACAAGAGTGAGGTTGTGTTGAGTTTGAGTGCATTAGGGTTTTGTGTGGAGAAAATGGGGCAAGAGGCAATAGAAATTGAGGAGATGGTTAAAGAGGTTGTGCAGTCGGAGAATCCTTCGAGCCACGTTAACTTGCATGAGATCTCTTGCAAAATACGTTCTTTGTACAAATAA
- the LOC103829769 gene encoding osmotin-like protein translates to MVKTSLPLTAFFFLLLISSSLAADTGRLFLTVVNHCPFTVWPAIQPNAGHPVLEKGGFALPTNTHRSFSPPTTHWSGRIWGRTGCSHYNGKFSCVTGDCGNRLECNGLGGATPASLAQFDLHHGGHRDLSSYGVSLVDGFNVPMTVTPHEGRGVCPVVGCREDLLRTCPAHLQLRSGHGGHVVACKSGCEAFRTDELCCRNHYNSPQTCRASSHSLFFKHACPSTMTFAHDSPSLMHDCSSPRELKVIFCH, encoded by the coding sequence atggTTAAAACCTCTCTCCCTCTCACcgctttcttcttcctcctcctcatctCCTCCTCCTTAGCCGCAGACACCGGCCGGCTCTTTCTCACCGTCGTCAACCACTGTCCCTTCACCGTCTGGCCAGCCATTCAGCCCAACGCCGGCCACCCCGTCCTCGAGAAAGGTGGCTTCGCTCTCCCAACCAACACCCACCGCTCTTTCTCCCCACCAACCACCCACTGGTCCGGTCGTATCTGGGGTCGAACCGGCTGCTCCCACTACAACGGCAAATTCTCTTGCGTCACCGGAGACTGCGGAAACCGTCTCGAGTGCAACGGTCTCGGTGGCGCAACTCCGGCTTCTCTCGCTCAGTTCGACCTCCACCACGGTGGACACAGAGACTTATCCTCCTACGGTGTCTCTCTAGTCGACGGTTTCAACGTTCCGATGACAGTTACTCCTCACGAAGGCCGTGGAGTTTGTCCCGTTGTTGGTTGTCGCGAAGACCTCTTGAGAACGTGCCCGGCTCATCTTCAGCTCCGGTCGGGACACGGTGGACACGTGGTGGCCTGTAAGAGTGGGTGTGAGGCGTTCCGCACGGATGAGTTGTGCTGTAGGAACCATTACAATAGTCCTCAAACATGTCGTGCTTCGAGCCATTCGCTGTTCTTTAAGCACGCGTGTCCTTCGACTATGACGTTCGCTCATGATAGTCCATCGCTTATGCATGATTGTTCTTCTCCTAGAGAGCTCAAAGTCATCTTCTGCCACTAA